The genomic stretch GCTGCACCTAAAATTGCTTGTACCGCAGCCACATCTGTAGCAAGTAAGAAATGGAATATTGCTGCTAAGGAAAAACTTTCGAAAGTAAGGATAATTATACTCTTGTAAAGATTTTCCTGAATTATTGCCATTAAGGCTGACAAAGCCACCGCAAATAACAATATATAATCAAACATAATCATCTGCCTCCGTAAAGTCTGCCCAAGATATAGAATGGACTGCAAAAGGCATTAGGAAAAAATGGGCTAAAGCAGCTAGGATAGCCACTGGACTT from Methanofastidiosum sp. encodes the following:
- a CDS encoding DUF4040 domain-containing protein, which encodes MSALMAIIQENLYKSIIILTFESFSLAAIFHFLLATDVAAVQAILGAALLPGLFIVALYKTTQGRDE